One segment of Neosynechococcus sphagnicola sy1 DNA contains the following:
- the lspA gene encoding signal peptidase II — protein MNLKHRLFWGAALGAGLLDRITKLWMMQTFTVGQTLPLWPGVLHLTYVTNSGAAFSLFTQGSGWLRWLSLVVSVGLMAMAIWGPKLSRWEQAGYGFILGGALGNGLDRFAYGSVVDFLDLRFIHFPVFNLADISINIGIACLLVTAFHKQPPPPTRGDHQP, from the coding sequence ATGAATTTAAAACATCGGCTTTTCTGGGGGGCAGCACTGGGAGCTGGACTGCTCGATCGGATCACTAAGTTATGGATGATGCAAACCTTTACCGTGGGTCAAACCCTGCCCCTCTGGCCGGGGGTGTTGCATTTAACCTATGTCACCAATAGCGGTGCTGCGTTTAGCCTGTTTACCCAGGGGAGTGGGTGGTTGCGCTGGCTTTCCCTGGTGGTGAGTGTGGGGTTAATGGCCATGGCGATTTGGGGGCCAAAGCTGAGCCGTTGGGAACAGGCAGGTTACGGTTTTATTCTGGGCGGGGCGCTGGGCAATGGCCTTGATCGTTTTGCCTATGGCAGCGTTGTGGACTTTCTAGATCTGCGATTCATCCACTTTCCCGTCTTTAATCTGGCCGATATCAGTATCAATATTGGGATTGCCTGTTTGCTGGTGACGGCTTTTCATAAACAACCACCGCCGCCAACTCGAGGCGATCACCAGCCCTAA
- the proS gene encoding proline--tRNA ligase: protein MRLSQMLLVTLREDPAEAEIPSHKLLLRAGYMRRIASGVYAYLPLLWRVLQKIARIVREEMDATGAQECLLPQLQPAELWQESGRWDTYTKAEGIMFALHDRQGRDLGLGPTHEEVITAIARDMIRSYRQLPLHLYQMQTKFRDEIRPRFGLMRGREFIMKDGYSFHGDEASLKQTYLEMHRAYSNIFRRCGLDFRAVEADSGAIGGSGSQEFMVLADAGEDEILYTEDGQYAANVEKAVSVPPDALPSPFTTYELRPTPGTDTIEKLCQFLQCSPTQVVKNLLYQVVYDTGMTVLVLVSLRGDQEVNGVKLQNQLTRLAAAYGGNTVLSLTVPDAEAQAKWASQPLPLGYLAPDLADTYIQSVPHLVPQFLRLVDRTVVDLQNFVTGSNQPDYHMVGANWGQQVSMPQRVVDVRKARPGDRAFHDPSQCLQTARGIEVGHIFQLGTKYSQALGATYTNEQGEEIPLVMGCYGLGVSRLAQSAVEQSYDKDGIIWPVAIAPYQAIVTIPNLKDPDQIQAAEQLYTALNQAGIETLLDDRDERPGVKFKDADLLGIPFRIVPGRSLKQGKVEVGQRATHRVEEIPLDQVVMTLQQLIAVATE from the coding sequence ATGCGACTGTCTCAGATGCTCTTGGTGACGCTGCGGGAAGATCCCGCAGAAGCAGAAATTCCCAGCCACAAACTCCTGCTTCGAGCGGGATATATGCGGCGCATTGCCAGTGGAGTCTACGCCTATCTGCCCTTGCTGTGGCGGGTGCTGCAAAAAATTGCCCGAATTGTCCGCGAAGAGATGGATGCCACGGGGGCTCAAGAATGTTTACTGCCGCAACTGCAACCTGCGGAACTGTGGCAGGAATCAGGTCGCTGGGATACTTACACCAAAGCCGAGGGGATTATGTTTGCCCTCCACGATCGCCAGGGTCGGGATCTGGGGTTAGGGCCAACCCATGAGGAAGTGATTACGGCGATCGCCCGGGACATGATTCGCTCCTATCGCCAATTGCCCCTGCACCTCTATCAGATGCAAACCAAGTTTCGGGATGAGATTCGGCCTCGTTTTGGCTTGATGCGCGGTCGGGAGTTCATCATGAAGGATGGTTACTCCTTCCATGGAGATGAAGCCAGCCTCAAGCAAACCTACCTGGAGATGCACCGAGCTTACAGCAATATTTTCCGGCGCTGTGGCTTGGACTTCCGGGCCGTAGAGGCCGATTCCGGTGCCATCGGGGGGTCGGGTTCCCAAGAATTCATGGTGTTGGCCGATGCTGGGGAAGATGAAATCCTCTACACCGAAGATGGCCAGTACGCCGCCAATGTGGAAAAGGCGGTTTCCGTTCCCCCCGATGCCCTGCCGTCCCCCTTCACCACCTATGAACTGCGGCCCACTCCAGGGACGGACACGATTGAAAAACTCTGCCAGTTTCTCCAGTGCTCCCCTACTCAGGTGGTGAAAAACCTCCTCTACCAGGTGGTCTACGACACGGGGATGACGGTTCTAGTCTTAGTGAGTCTTCGGGGTGACCAGGAGGTCAATGGTGTTAAGTTGCAGAATCAGCTAACGCGACTCGCGGCTGCCTACGGCGGCAATACGGTGCTATCGTTAACAGTGCCCGATGCCGAGGCTCAGGCAAAATGGGCCTCCCAACCCCTGCCCTTGGGATATCTGGCCCCGGATCTCGCCGATACCTATATTCAATCCGTTCCCCATCTGGTTCCCCAGTTTCTGCGTCTGGTGGATCGCACCGTCGTTGATTTGCAGAATTTTGTCACCGGTTCAAACCAACCTGATTATCATATGGTCGGCGCAAACTGGGGTCAGCAGGTGTCGATGCCGCAACGAGTTGTGGATGTGCGCAAAGCTAGACCCGGCGATCGCGCCTTTCATGATCCCAGCCAATGTTTACAGACGGCACGGGGAATTGAAGTTGGGCACATTTTTCAACTGGGAACCAAGTACTCCCAGGCCTTAGGCGCTACCTACACCAATGAACAAGGCGAAGAAATTCCCCTGGTCATGGGGTGTTATGGGTTGGGGGTCTCGCGACTGGCGCAGTCCGCCGTGGAACAGTCCTACGACAAAGATGGCATAATCTGGCCGGTGGCAATCGCCCCGTACCAGGCCATTGTGACCATTCCGAATCTCAAAGATCCCGATCAGATACAGGCAGCCGAGCAACTCTATACAGCCTTGAATCAAGCCGGGATTGAAACCCTGTTGGATGATCGGGATGAGCGCCCAGGGGTGAAATTCAAAGATGCAGACCTGCTAGGGATTCCCTTCCGGATTGTACCGGGGCGATCGCTGAAGCAGGGTAAGGTGGAAGTGGGGCAACGGGCAACCCACCGGGTGGAAGAAATTCCCCTTGATCAGGTGGTGATGACCCTCCAACAGCTGATTGCGGTTGCCACTGAGTGA
- a CDS encoding response regulator: MVAEDNIVNQTVILKILEKLGYQAEVVNNGLEVLAALQQHAYEVVLMDVQMPQMDGLAATRQICQTHNPRPQIIALTANAMAEDRDLCLAAGMDDYLSKPIQVKKLQQALERSRQRLQKLPPTHY; the protein is encoded by the coding sequence TTGGTCGCCGAGGATAATATTGTCAATCAAACCGTGATCTTGAAGATCCTAGAGAAGCTGGGTTATCAGGCCGAGGTGGTCAACAATGGTCTTGAAGTGCTAGCAGCGCTGCAACAGCACGCCTATGAGGTGGTGCTAATGGATGTCCAAATGCCCCAGATGGACGGGCTCGCAGCTACTCGCCAAATTTGCCAGACCCACAATCCCAGACCCCAAATTATTGCCTTGACTGCGAATGCCATGGCTGAAGACCGCGATCTCTGCTTGGCAGCGGGCATGGATGATTATCTCAGTAAGCCGATCCAGGTAAAAAAATTGCAACAAGCACTTGAGCGATCGCGGCAACGCTTACAGAAACTGCCTCCCACCCACTATTGA